One Rosa chinensis cultivar Old Blush chromosome 5, RchiOBHm-V2, whole genome shotgun sequence genomic region harbors:
- the LOC112203270 gene encoding uncharacterized protein LOC112203270: MHQWMLWKMLLCWQIWKKRNDVLFRDSGFSPASIVHASSSFCAAYRTHNPRSATTSIGLSEVIKWHPPPENFVKLNFDGSDSSSILAAAGFVIRNHCGDPIVAGSRSIGSSTVPLAECTTLKDGLLAAKQFNMDHLLVEGDSSLIINCVNRKCEAPWMLKSLLKDIASIANSFATISFSHVFREVNFLADAVMSTGSGSSPRVWLQCLPVFALRALYWDKFNFGCPRGFSL, from the coding sequence ATGCACCAATGGATGCTTTGGAAAATGCTTCTTTGTTGGCAAATATGGAAAAAGCGTAATGATGTTTTGTTCAGGGACTCAGGGTTCAGTCCGGCTTCTATAGTGCATGCTTCATCCTCCTTTTGTGCTGCCTACAGGACTCATAACCCCCGTTCTGCTACGACTTCCATTGGCTTAAGTGAAGTCATTAAATGGCACCCGCCGCCTGAAAACTTCGTCAAGCTCAACTTTGATGGGTCTGATTCTTCTTCCATCCTGGCTGCTGCGGGCTTTGTTATTAGAAACCACTGTGGTGACCCCATTGTTGCTGGTTCGAGGTCAATTGGATCTTCAACGGTTCCTTTGGCTGAATGTACAACTCTAAAGGATGGCCTGTTAGCTGCTAAGCAATTCAACATGGACCATCTTTTAGTGGAGGGTGATTCATCCCTAATCATCAACTGTGTCAACCGCAAGTGTGAAGCTCCCTGGATGTTAAAATCTCTCCTCAAAGACATAGCTTCTATTGCTAATTCCTTCGCAACCATCTCCTTCTCTCATGTTTTTCGGGAAGTGAACTTCTTAGCTGATGCTGTTATGTCTACGGGATCAGGCTCATCTCCTAGAGTTTGGTTGCAGTGTCTCCCTGTTTTTGCACTCCGTGCCCTTTACTGGGACAAATTTAACTTTGGTTGCCCGAGGGGTTTTTCGTTgtag
- the LOC121048909 gene encoding receptor-like protein EIX2 has product MVNLNPISHLILHLLLLLFLASSGSGHGVPGSCFEEERQALLSFKHDLADRSGRLSFWVGHACCQWQGISCNNRTSHVEKMDLRNTYDDTYHGVWNYTKYKQFCLVGKINPSLLRLKHLSYLDLSQNDFQFVHIPKFIGQLTSLRYLNLSYSSFAGEIPSSLGNLSNLNYLDLESYPYRNGVSSKNLNWLSHLSSLKYLYLGGVNLNRMGVSWLHDVNMLPSLLELHLLDCQIDGNQLPLSLPTINFTSLLVLDMSYNVIDSSFPTWLLNLTSLKSLEHLDLSAMYLQGQIPQVIGRLCKLKMLNLGFNQFSGGLEEILSGFSNCRDNGGW; this is encoded by the coding sequence ATGGTTAACCTGAACCCCATCTCTCACCTCATTCTTCACCTTTTGCTCTTGCTATTTTTAGCTTCTTCAGGTTCGGGGCATGGAGTTCCAGGTTCATGCTTCGAGGAAGAGAGACAAGCTCTTCTCAGCTTCAAACATGATCTTGCCGATCGCTCTGGCAGGCTTTCTTTTTGGGTGGGTCATGCATGCTGTCAATGGCAAGGGATTTCATGCAACAATCGAACTAGTCATGTTGAAAAGATGGACCTTCGAAATACATATGATGATACCTACCATGGGGTTTGGAACTACACCAAGTATAAACAGTTCTGTTTAGTGGGTAAGATAAATCCTTCTTTGCTTCGCTTGAAACATTTATCTTACTTAGATCTAAGCCAGAACGATTTTCAATTCGTTCACATCCCCAAGTTCATTGGGCAGCTTACGAGTTTGAGGTATCTCAATCTCTCATATTCCTCCTTTGCAGGAGAGATTCCCTCCTCTCTTGGTAACCTCTCAAACTTGAACTATTTGGACCTTGAATCTTATCCCTATCGCAATGGTGTTTCTTCCAAAAACTTGAATTGGCTTTCTCATCTATCTTCCTTAAAATATCTCTATCTTGGAGGTGTGAACCTCAACCGCATGGGAGTAAGTTGGCTACATGATGTCAACATGCTTCCTTCACTCTTAGAGTTGCATTTGCTTGATTGCCAAATTGATGGAAACCAGCTTCCACTCTCCCTGCCCACAATTAACTTCACATCACTTTTGGTCCTTGATATGTCTTACAATGTTATTGATTCTTCATTCCCCACATGGCTTTTAAATCTTACTAGCCTCAAATCCCTCGAACACCTAGACTTATCTGCTATGTATCTCCAAGGCCAAATTCCTCAAGTTATTGGACGTCTGTGCAAGCTAAAGATGTTAAATCTTGGGTTCAACCAATTTAGCGGAGGTCTTGAAGAGATTTTGAGTGGTTTCTCAAATTGTCGAGATAATGGGGGATGGTAA
- the LOC112165221 gene encoding ycf3-interacting protein 1, chloroplastic isoform X2, with translation MMMTSSQMLQVAPLASHASSSSSSSSSQTLPVWFNHCHCHPLRPQLTLRHRPRPTILLAGNPDTKLQVSSSSSSSWTTQQDQDDEEEEDEVDDQEEEEESDPTPDDLEYISQIKRVLELLKKNRDMIFNEVKLTIAIEDIREVERRRLLGIEDPDAPTREELAAVLEEVHEGKIPKNRLALKLLAEEMSRWPNLEVQIKPAKKKPGKSLYARVTDTGIDLKEAAKRLNIDWDTAAEIDDADVKDESDVPSVVVCFFGFLTMNWCF, from the exons atgatgatgacgaGTTCGCAAATGCTCCAGGTGGCGCCACTCGCATCACAcgcttcctcctcctcatcttcttcttcgtccCAAACCCTCCCAGTCTGGTTCAACCATTGCCATTGCCACCCTTTACGGCCTCAGCTCACTCTCCGCCACCGCCCAAGGCCCACAATACTACTCGCCGGAAACCCAGATACGAAGTTGCAGGTTTCATcgtcttcgtcgtcatcttggACTACCCAACAAGACCAggacgatgaagaagaagaagatgaagtcgatgaccaagaagaagaagaagaaagtgacCCTACTCCTGACGACCTCGAATACATCAGCCAAATCAAAAGG GTGTTGGAGCTTCTTAAGAAGAACAGAGACATGATTTTCAATGAG GTTAAGCTTACTATTGCGATTGAGGACATAAGAGAAGTTGAGCGGAGGAGACTCCTTGGCATTGAGGATCCTGATGCTCCGACCAGGGAGGAGTTGGCTGCTGTTCTTGAAGAA GTGCATGAGGGAAAAATCCCCAAAAATCGACTTGCACTTAAACTGCTGGCTGAGGAAATGAGTCGATGGCCCAATCTAGAG GTTCAGATTAAACCAGCAAAGAAAAAGCCAGGAAAATCACTGTATGCAAGGGTCACAGACACCGGTATTGATCTGAAAGAGGCTGCTAAGAGACTGAACATTGATTGGGATACAGCTGCAGAGATTGACGATGCTGATGTTAAGGATGAGTCAGATGTGCCTTCAGTTGTGGtttgtttctttggctttctcacgaTGAATTGGTGTTTTTAA
- the LOC112203271 gene encoding receptor-like protein EIX2, with protein sequence MNGSIIPQDLGQLSQLVDLDLSRNSWKGILTEAHLMNLRRLETFQISTDRPALSSSLIFNVTDDWVPAFNLREVYIQNCRLGPAFPISSQVKSLRLLNNDIGGKLPFQFKFPNITVIDLHHSQFEGTLQQLLATNVPLLEELDLSDNHLEGTIPPSICQLQHMRFLSLRNNQFSGEFPQDWSLWSEIEVVDVSNNNLSGKIPNSMGIPSSLEVLKMNNNLFGGEIPSSLRNCSGLIDIDFSDNKFTGILPIWMGFKLSKLQVLRLRFNFLGGNIPQQLCNLQYLQILDLGHNNISGTIPTCLSNLTVLRTNENSWNVYGGYDELTTVIMKGSELEYSLDHALYLVMSIDFSSNNLEGEIPEDVSSLIGLISLNLSRNHLIGKIPWKFSNLSNLETLDLSHNHLSGEIPQSFSSLTSLSHFNLSYNNLSGRIPSGYQLQTLDNSSYTGNPSLCGFPLSTKCPGDDTQTNQTFPGGDSEDEDDNGKLGFYISMVLGFVIGFWGVFGTLLIKKSWRYAYFQFFDNIKDKIALAIALKVNYLQRRF encoded by the exons ATGAACGGTTCCATTATTCCTCAAGATTTGGGACAACTCTCTCAGCTAGTCGACCTAGATCTGTCTCGGAATTCATGGAAAGGAATTCTAACGGAAGCGCATCTCATGAACCTCAGGAGATTGGAGACATTTCAAATAAGCACAGACAGACCTGCTTTGTCATCATCCCTCATTTTCAATGTGACTGATGACTGGGTTCCCGCATTCAACCTCCGCGAAGTTTACATTCAAAACTGCAGATTGGGTCCTGCGTTTCCG ATATCGTCACAGGTTAAATCCTTGCGTTTACTTAACAATGACATTGGCGGAAAACTTCCATTCCAATTCAAGTTTCCGAATATAACTGTCATAGATTTGCATCATAGTCAATTTGAAGGCACACTCCAGCAGCTTTTGGCCACTAATGTGCCTCTGTTAGAAGAGTTGGATCTTTCTGATAATCATTTGGAAGGAACTATTCCACCTTCAATTTGCCAATTGCAACATATGAGATTTCTCTCTCTAAGAAACAATCAGTTTTCTGGAGAGTTCCCTCAAGATTGGAGTCTGTGGAGTGAAATAGAGGTCGTAGATGTCTCAAACAACAATCTCTCTGGTAAAATTCCAAATTCAATGGGCATCCCAAGTTCTCTTGAAGTTTTGAAGATGAACAACAATCTTTTTGGGGGAGAAATTCCTTCTTCCTTGCGAAATTGCTCTGGTTTGATTGATATTGACTTTAGTGACAACAAATTCACTGGAATCCTCCCTATATGGATGGGGTTTAAGCTATCTAAATTGCAAGTTCTACGATTGCGATTCAACTTTTTAGGCGGAAATATTCCCCAACAGTTGTGCAATCTTCAATACCTTCAGATCTTAGACCTCGGCCATAACAACATTTCAGGGACTATTCCCACGTGTTTGAGTAATTTGACTGTTCTACGCACCAATGAAAACTCTTGGAACGTGTATGGTGGTTATGACGAGTTAACAACAGTTATCATGAAAGGAAGTGAACTTGAATACAGCCTTGATCATGCATTATATTTAGTAATGAGCATTGATTTTTCGTCTAATAATTTAGAAGGTGAAATCCCTGAAGATGTGAGCTCTCTCATTGGATTGATTTCCTTGAACTTGTCGAGGAACCATTTAATTGGAAAGATACCATGGAAGTTCAGCAACTTAAGCAACTTGGAAACGCTTGATCTCTCACACAACCACCTTTCAGGAGAGATTCCCCAAAGCTTTTCTTCTTTGACCTCATTGTCTCACTTTAACTTGTCTTATAATAACCTTTCTGGAAGAATTCCTTCAGGGTACCAACTTCAAACATTGGATAATTCATCCTACACGGGGAATCCATCACTCTGTGGTTTTCCTCTTTCAACCAAGTGCCCGGGAGATGACACCCAAACAAATCAAACTTTTCCAGGAGGAGacagtgaagatgaagatgataatGGAAAGCTTGGTTTCTATATCAGCATGGTCCTCGGGTTTGTCATAGGCTTCTGGGGTGTTTTTGGCACATTACTCATAAAGAAGTCATGGAGGTATGCctattttcaattctttgaCAACATCAAAGATAAAATAGCACTGGCAATTGCTTTAAAAGTAAATTATTTGCAGAGAAGATTCTAA
- the LOC112165221 gene encoding ycf3-interacting protein 1, chloroplastic isoform X1, with amino-acid sequence MMMTSSQMLQVAPLASHASSSSSSSSSQTLPVWFNHCHCHPLRPQLTLRHRPRPTILLAGNPDTKLQVSSSSSSSWTTQQDQDDEEEEDEVDDQEEEEESDPTPDDLEYISQIKRVLELLKKNRDMIFNEVKLTIAIEDIREVERRRLLGIEDPDAPTREELAAVLEEVHEGKIPKNRLALKLLAEEMSRWPNLEVQIKPAKKKPGKSLYARVTDTGIDLKEAAKRLNIDWDTAAEIDDADVKDESDVPSVVGYGALYLVTLFPVIIGVSVVLILFYNSLQ; translated from the exons atgatgatgacgaGTTCGCAAATGCTCCAGGTGGCGCCACTCGCATCACAcgcttcctcctcctcatcttcttcttcgtccCAAACCCTCCCAGTCTGGTTCAACCATTGCCATTGCCACCCTTTACGGCCTCAGCTCACTCTCCGCCACCGCCCAAGGCCCACAATACTACTCGCCGGAAACCCAGATACGAAGTTGCAGGTTTCATcgtcttcgtcgtcatcttggACTACCCAACAAGACCAggacgatgaagaagaagaagatgaagtcgatgaccaagaagaagaagaagaaagtgacCCTACTCCTGACGACCTCGAATACATCAGCCAAATCAAAAGG GTGTTGGAGCTTCTTAAGAAGAACAGAGACATGATTTTCAATGAG GTTAAGCTTACTATTGCGATTGAGGACATAAGAGAAGTTGAGCGGAGGAGACTCCTTGGCATTGAGGATCCTGATGCTCCGACCAGGGAGGAGTTGGCTGCTGTTCTTGAAGAA GTGCATGAGGGAAAAATCCCCAAAAATCGACTTGCACTTAAACTGCTGGCTGAGGAAATGAGTCGATGGCCCAATCTAGAG GTTCAGATTAAACCAGCAAAGAAAAAGCCAGGAAAATCACTGTATGCAAGGGTCACAGACACCGGTATTGATCTGAAAGAGGCTGCTAAGAGACTGAACATTGATTGGGATACAGCTGCAGAGATTGACGATGCTGATGTTAAGGATGAGTCAGATGTGCCTTCAGTTGTG GGCTACGGAGCACTGTACTTAGTCACACTTTTTCCAGTCATTATCGGTGTATCAGTggtattaattttattttacaatTCACTCCAGTAG
- the LOC112165220 gene encoding uncharacterized protein LOC112165220 codes for MGDPVSDEMLHILSYGIRNTTMEKQISVDPISLNREFSDNPVQTVVTTPKPKGPNQLPPLLPPTNSKFLSLSLPNSAASSPRFGASLLKKKWKNERQVSPQQVEDVNHLHSASYNPLPLQQEQFRRTKSCGEGREYAPDDFDLWLIQPNAIEIVNKAYTNYTSFSKTEINRAVHKNGKNNDPSDDIDEFKCGALCLYLPGFGSKAKPVRARKGESELRNRNVISRSVSLEKFECGSWASQVMVSGNLEDSMGHFDLPLELIRGNVNDAHSPVTTGFLFDKDIKGVLKNGSVRTSAARKSHESPRHVRFSTSSPKSYPASPGSCITPRLRKAREDFNAFLEAQSA; via the coding sequence ATGGGAGATCCAGTTTCAGACGAAATGCTCCATATCTTAAGCTATGGCATTCGAAACACAACGATGGAAAAGCAGATTTCTGTAGATCCAATATCATTGAATAGAGAATTTAGTGATAATCCAGTGCAGACTGTAGTTACTACTCCAAAGCCAAAAGGACCGAACCAACTGCCGCCCCTATTGCCTCCTACAAATTCCAAGTTTTTAAGCTTAAGTCTGCCAAATTCAGCCGCCTCATCACCACGATTTGGCGCCTCAttgttgaagaagaaatggAAGAATGAAAGGCAAGTATCTCCCCAGCAAGTTGAGGACGTGAACCACCTCCACTCTGCATCCTACAACCCGCTTCCTCTGCAACAAGAACAATTTCGACGGACCAAGTCGTGTGGTGAAGGAAGAGAATATGCTCCTGATGACTTTGATCTTTGGCTGATTCAACCAAATGCCATTGAAATTGTCAACAAAGCATATACCAATTACACTAGCTTCTCCAAAACTGAAATCAACAGAGCTGTGCATAAAAATGGCAAGAACAATGATCCAAGTGATGATATCGATGAGTTCAAATGTGGAGCTCTCTGCCTTTACCTTCCTGGCTTCGGCAGCAAGGCAAAGCCAGTGAGAGCAAGAAAGGGAGAATCCGAACTGCGAAATCGAAATGTCATCTCTAGATCAGTTTCCTTGGAAAAATTTGAGTGTGGTTCTTGGGCTTCTCAAGTTATGGTAAGTGGCAATTTAGAGGACTCCATGGGTCACTTTGATCTGCCACTGGAGTTGATAAGAGGCAATGTAAACGATGCACATTCACCAGTTACTACAGGTTTCCTCTTTGACAAGGATATAAAAGGAGTCCTGAAGAATGGCTCAGTCAGAACATCAGCAGCTAGAAAATCACATGAGTCGCCACGCCACGTTCGGTTTTCGACTTCATCTCCAAAGTCTTACCCTGCTTCACCGGGTTCTTGCATCACGCCTCGCTTGCGCAAAGCTAGAGAGGATTTCAATGCCTTCTTAGAAGCACAGAGTGCATGA